From Pseudochaenichthys georgianus chromosome 11, fPseGeo1.2, whole genome shotgun sequence, a single genomic window includes:
- the LOC117454869 gene encoding receptor-transporting protein 3-like — protein MKGSAEWLPSLWKETFEELLDDDNELDHGDQWTLNFSYTQGDTLTTEERKRGWKTFCHCAFGNLKCPSCSKVWSSAKVTLLFRYRLRGERGVVIMRPFGQACRSCHDDTYARPGFSEEEVERALLKLCAKIRKNCYGEMDDNDVGGEPPHSKNNSKPHESDLCEACSQGICRVKEE, from the exons ATGAAGGGATCTGCAG AATGGCTTCCTTCCTTGTGGAAAGAGACCTTTGAGGAGCTGCTGGACGACGACAATGAGCTGGACCATGGAGACCAGTGGACTCTGAACTTCAGCTACACCCAGGGAGACACACTCACcacagaggagaggaagaggggcTGGAAGACTTTCTGCCACTGTGCCTTTGGAAA TTTGAAGTGTCCATCATGCAGTAAAGTTTGGAGTTCCGCAAAGGTCACGTTGCTGTTCCGTTACCGGCTGCGCGGTGAACGGGGGGTAGTGATCATGAGGCCCTTTGGACAGGCCTGTCGCAGTTGCCATGATGATACTTATGCCCGTCCTGGTTTTTCAGAGGAGGAGGTGGAAAGAGCGTTGCTCAAGCTGTGTGCCAAAATCCGGAAGAATTGCTACGGAGAAATGGATGACAACGATGTCGGAGGGGAGCCACCACACTCTAAAAATAATTCCAAACCACATGAGTCGGACCTGTGTGAGGCCTGCAGTCAGGGCATATGCCGTGTAAAAGAAGaatag